A portion of the Ricinus communis isolate WT05 ecotype wild-type chromosome 10, ASM1957865v1, whole genome shotgun sequence genome contains these proteins:
- the LOC8284524 gene encoding auxin response factor 18, with protein MITFMEAKERVKEKEMEKCLDSQLWHACAGGMVQMPAVNTKVFYFPQGHAEHASGSVDFRNFPRLPPYILCRVSGIKFMADPETDEVYAKIKLTPICSKENGMEDEEEGVINGGEGQENKPASFAKTLTQSDANNGGGFSVPRYCAETIFPRLDYSADPPVQTILAKDVHGETWKFRHIYRGTPRRHLLTTGWSTFVNHKKLVAGDSIVFLRAENGDLCIGIRRAKRGVGGGPESSWNPAGGNCVMPYGGFNSFFREDGNKLSRSGNGNGPGENALTGKGKVKAESVIEAATLAANGQPFEVVYYPRASTPEFCVKASMVKAAFQIRWCSGMRFKMAFETEDSSRISWFMGTIASVQVADPLRWPDSPWRLLQVTWDEPDLLQNVKRVSPWLVELVSNMPVIHLSPFSPPRKKLRMPQHPDFPLDSQFPLPTFSGNLLGPTSPFGCLPDNTPAGMQGARHAHYGLPLSDLRLNKLQTSLFLAGFPPPLDHSATHSISSNGPTIVKPSMSESVSCVLTMARSTQNSGKPDNVKTPQLVLFGQPILTEQQISLSSSGDTVSPVLTGNSSSEGNLDKIANFSDGSGSALHQQGLPEHSSYEGFQWCKGNRQETEPSLETGHCKVFMESEDVGRTLDLSLLGSYDELYRKLADMFGIENSETLNNVLYRDIAGIVKHIGDEPFSDFMKTARRLTIIMDSSSDNVGL; from the exons ATGATTACATTTATGGAAGCAAAAGAGAGAGTGAAGGAGAAGGAGATGGAGAAATGTTTAGACTCTCAACTGTGGCACGCCTGCGCTGGTGGGATGGTTCAAATGCCAGCAGTGAACACCAAAGTCTTTTATTTTCCTCAAGGCCACGCCGAGCATGCCTCTGGTTCAGTTGATTTCAGGAACTTCCCTCGTCTACCTCCTTATATTCTGTGCAGAGTTTCAGGAATCAAATTCATGGCTGATCCTGAAACTGATGAGGTTTATGCTAAGATAAAGTTAACTCCAATTTGTAGTAAAGAGAATGGTatggaagatgaagaagaaggtGTAATTAATGGAGGAGAAGGGCAAGAGAATAAGCCTGCTTCTTTTGCTAAGACATTGACTCAATCTGATGCCAATAATGGTGGAGGTTTCTCGGTGCCAAGGTACTGCGCGGAGACTATTTTTCCGAGGTTGGATTACTCAGCTGATCCGCCTGTTCAGACCATTCTTGCTAAGGATGTTCATGGAGAAACATGGAAGTTTAGACATATTTATAGAGGAACACCAAGGAGGCATCTTTTAACTACTGGATGGAGTACTTTTGTGAATCATAAGAAGTTAGTTGCAGGGGACTCTATAGTATTTTTAAGAGCAGAGAACGGAGATCTTTGTATTGGAATTCGAAGAGCTAAGAGGGGAGTTGGTGGTGGTCCCGAGTCTTCATGGAATCCGGCCGGTGGGAATTGTGTTATGCCTTATGGAggatttaattcttttttcagaGAAGATGGGAATAAGCTATCAAGAAGTGGAAATGGGAATGGTCCTGGTGAGAATGCTTTAACGGGGAAAGGGAAAGTGAAGGCTGAATCAGTTATAGAAGCTGCTACCCTTGCTGCTAATGGACAGCCTTTTGAGGTAGTTTACTACCCTCGAGCTAGTACTCCTGAGTTCTGTGTTAAGGCTTCTATGGTGAAAGCTGCATTTCAGATCCGGTGGTGTTCGGGGATGAGGTTTAAAATGGCATTTGAAACTGAGGATTCTTCACGGATTAGCTGGTTTATGGGAACTATTGCTTCTGTTCAAGTTGCTGATCCTCTTCGTTGGCCCGATTCGCCATGGAGGCTCCTCCAG GTTACTTGGGATGAACCTGACTTGCTCCAAAATGTGAAGCGTGTGAGCCCATGGCTAGTAGAATTGGTATCAAACATGCCCGTCATCCATCTGTCCCCATTCTCACCACCAAGGAAGAAGTTGAGAATGCCTCAACACCCTGATTTCCCCCTTGATAGCCAATTTCCACTTCCAACGTTTTCCGGCAACCTCCTTGGGCCTACCAGCCCTTTTGGTTGTCTACCAGATAACACTCCTGCTGGCATGCAGGGAGCCAGGCATGCTCATTATGGTCTACCTTTATCAGATCTCCGCCTCAATAAACTGCAGACAAGTCTATTTCTGGCTGGTTTCCCGCCACCACTTGATCATTCTGCTACACACAGTATATCCTCAAATGGCCCTACCATTGTAAAGCCTAGCATGAGTGAGAGTGTATCCTGTGTGCTAACCATGGCACGTTCCACCCAGAATTCAGGAAAACCTGATAATGTGAAGACACCCCAGCTTGTACTTTTTGGTCAGCCAATACTCACTGAGCAGCAAATCTCTCTTAGCTCCTCCGGCGATACAGTGTCACCAGTTCTTACTGGCAATAGTTCATCTGAAGGAAATTTAGATAAGATAGCGAATTTTTCTGATGGCTCTGGATCAGCGCTTCATCAACAAGGCCTACCTGAACACTCGTCCTATGAAGGTTTCCAATGGTGCAAGGGTAATCGCCAAGAGACCGAACCCTCCTTGGAGACTGGTCATTGCAAAGTCTTCATGGAATCAGAGGATGTGGGCCGAACTCTTGACCTTTCATTGCTCGGATCTTATGATGAATTGTACAGAAAACTCGCAGATATGTTTGGAATAGAAAACTCCGAGACACTTAACAATGTTCTTTACCGTGATATCGCTGGCATTGTCAAACACATAGGGGACGAACCATTCAG TGACTTCATGAAGACAGCTAGGAGATTGACAATCATAATGGATTCAAGCAGTGACAATGTAGGATTGTAA